From a region of the Synechococcus sp. PCC 7502 genome:
- a CDS encoding serine/threonine-protein kinase, translated as MSYCVNPNCTRPDNPDKATVCLACGAALKLKGSFSAIRPLGRGGFGATYLAVDESLPGHPPCVIKQLRPNTQSASVLKMARELFEREATTLGRIGNHPQIPRLLAYFEEAANFYLVQEYVEGETLKQEFERKGNFKEIDIIKVLSEILPALGFMHQNGVIHRDIKPANIIRRKQDAQLVLIDFGAVSTQTNRATAEEEEGGLLTSFAIGTPGFAPPEQMAMRPVYSSDIYATAMTCLYLMTGRSPKDFPHDPYTGEINWRSEVNLSENMAAIFNKMLQISVSQRFRTAEEVIAAMGAKSAPTITASRPPASNPVTPKRSTTSLRTSTTRGGSTQGAGKFSTQDLSGGSTTGKAITPRTQSTRGWTKSPTGEDDSFTRTRDQTYIGKELGKELKGGRKVIVEYGHGKRNFANLDLSKASLAGTNLSGIVMSRSKLVETDFCQSDLTHASFTGAIMTQVKLNGANLAQAKMQRAILTKADLGGACLNQADLREANLQSAYMSKADLSGADLTGANLKGAYLSQANLRGTNLSGADLKGARITDEQIATAKTNWATVRPDGSKKIF; from the coding sequence GTGAGCTATTGCGTTAACCCCAATTGTACTAGACCAGATAATCCAGATAAGGCAACGGTATGTCTTGCGTGTGGTGCTGCATTAAAGCTCAAAGGTAGTTTTTCCGCAATTAGACCTCTAGGACGTGGCGGTTTTGGGGCAACTTATTTGGCAGTGGATGAAAGTTTACCCGGACATCCTCCGTGTGTTATTAAACAATTACGTCCTAATACCCAATCTGCCAGTGTGCTGAAAATGGCAAGGGAGTTATTTGAACGGGAAGCTACAACCCTTGGTAGAATTGGCAACCATCCACAAATCCCCCGACTATTAGCATATTTTGAAGAGGCAGCAAATTTTTATCTGGTGCAAGAATATGTGGAAGGGGAAACCCTAAAGCAGGAATTTGAACGCAAAGGCAACTTCAAAGAGATTGATATTATTAAAGTCCTTTCCGAAATTCTGCCAGCTTTGGGGTTCATGCATCAAAATGGCGTAATTCACCGAGATATTAAGCCTGCTAATATTATTCGCCGTAAACAAGATGCTCAATTAGTTCTAATTGATTTTGGTGCAGTTTCAACTCAAACTAATAGGGCTACCGCTGAAGAAGAAGAGGGTGGGCTACTGACCAGCTTTGCCATTGGTACCCCCGGTTTTGCTCCACCTGAACAGATGGCAATGCGCCCAGTTTACTCTAGTGACATCTATGCCACAGCTATGACCTGCCTATATTTAATGACAGGTCGTTCTCCTAAGGATTTCCCCCATGATCCATATACGGGCGAGATTAATTGGCGATCAGAGGTAAATCTTAGTGAAAATATGGCTGCGATTTTCAATAAAATGCTGCAAATTTCAGTTTCCCAGCGGTTTCGTACAGCTGAGGAAGTAATTGCTGCCATGGGAGCCAAGTCAGCCCCAACAATCACCGCATCCAGACCACCTGCCTCCAATCCCGTTACTCCTAAACGATCTACAACTAGTTTACGCACTTCTACCACTAGAGGCGGTTCCACCCAAGGAGCAGGTAAGTTTAGTACCCAAGATTTATCGGGTGGTTCTACTACTGGTAAAGCCATCACTCCTCGTACCCAATCAACTAGAGGCTGGACAAAGTCCCCAACTGGTGAAGACGATAGCTTTACGCGCACAAGGGATCAAACCTACATTGGTAAAGAACTAGGTAAAGAACTTAAAGGTGGTAGAAAAGTCATTGTTGAGTATGGTCATGGAAAGCGCAACTTTGCCAACCTTGATCTATCTAAGGCATCCTTGGCAGGGACAAACCTGTCAGGAATCGTGATGAGTCGCTCTAAGCTGGTCGAAACAGATTTTTGTCAGTCAGATTTAACCCACGCCAGCTTTACTGGAGCAATTATGACTCAAGTTAAATTAAATGGAGCTAATTTGGCTCAAGCGAAGATGCAACGTGCCATTTTAACTAAAGCCGATTTAGGTGGTGCCTGCTTAAATCAGGCTGACTTGAGGGAAGCAAACCTCCAATCCGCCTATATGAGCAAAGCAGATTTATCAGGGGCAGATTTAACCGGTGCCAATCTTAAGGGCGCATACTTGAGTCAAGCTAATCTACGGGGCACTAATTTATCTGGGGCTGATTTAAAGGGAGCTAGGATTACGGATGAGCAAATAGCAACAGCCAAAACTAATTGGGCAACGGTTCGTCCCGATGGTAGTAAGAAAATATTTTAA
- a CDS encoding YkgJ family cysteine cluster protein, producing MATWQCIQNCGACCHLDPSDRPDLAEYLTPIQLEQYLSMVGIDGWCINFDQVTRACKIYADRPRFCRVESEIFSEMFGITAEELNDFAIDCCREQIMDRYGDYSLESIRFEQAIGSSSIISTNNPY from the coding sequence ATGGCTACTTGGCAATGTATTCAAAATTGTGGTGCCTGTTGCCACCTTGACCCCAGCGATCGCCCCGATCTGGCAGAATATTTAACCCCAATCCAGTTAGAGCAGTATCTGAGTATGGTGGGGATTGACGGTTGGTGCATTAATTTTGATCAAGTCACTAGAGCCTGTAAAATTTACGCTGATCGCCCCCGATTTTGTCGTGTTGAATCAGAAATATTTTCAGAAATGTTTGGCATAACGGCAGAAGAATTAAATGACTTTGCGATAGACTGCTGCCGAGAACAAATTATGGATCGCTATGGGGACTATTCCTTAGAAAGCATTAGATTTGAGCAGGCAATAGGCAGTTCTAGTATAATTAGTACTAATAACCCATACTAA